A window of Deltaproteobacteria bacterium genomic DNA:
ATTTGGAAATGGGGCCGAAGCCGTCCGGGCCTTGTGCACCGATGGGCTCGATGTTGATCTGGTGATCACGGATTACGACATGCCGGGCATGAACGGCTTCGAGGTCGCCAAGGCCGTTGGATTTTGCCGCCCGGAAATTCCGGTGATTCTGGTGTCCGGGCGTAAGCGGGCGGCTGAATTTTATGGACAGGCTGGAAATATCAAGTTTTTTCTTGGAAAACCGTATAACAAGGACATGCTCGGGCGCGCCATTCGGGATGTCCTCGACAAGGATGCGTGATGGCCAGGATTCTGATCATCGACGATGACCGCCAGGTTTGCGAAACATTGGAAAGCATGGCCGTGCGTCTGGGGCACGAATGTTTTTCCGCCCTGAGCCTGCACAACGGCCTGGAATTGTTGGAGCGGGACCACATCGATATTGTCTTTTTGGATGTCCGCCTGCCCGACGGCAATGGCTTGGACGCCCTGGGGCGGATTCGGGGACGCCTGGCGCCGCCGGACGTGATCGTTCTGACCGGCCAGGGCGATCCCGAGGGCGCCGAGCTGGCCATTCAAGGCGGGGTTTGGGATTATCTGGTCAAGCCGTCACCCATCAAACAGATCAAGGAAACCCTGAATCGCGTCTTGGCCCATCGGACCGAAAAGCAGGCCCAGGCACCACGTCAAAATCTGGACTTGAGCGGGATTGTCGGCGCCAGCGCGGTCATGCGGCAGTGCTACGAGCGCGTGGCCCAGGCCAGCGGATCGGACACCACCGTGCTGGTCACGGGAGAGACGGGCACGGGCAAGGAACTCATGGCCCGGACCATCCACCGCAACAGCCCCCGTTCTGGACGGGCCTTCGTGGTCGTTGACTGCGCGGCCCTGACGGAAACCCTGCTGGAAAGCATTTTGTTTGGCCACACCAAGGGATCTTTCACCGGCGCGGCCAAGGATCGTGTCGGACTGATCAAGCTGGCCGATCGGGGCACTCTGTTTTTGGATGAAATTGGAGAATTACCGCTTTCGGCGCAAAAGACATTTTTGCGGGTGCTTCAGGAACGCCGATTTCGTCCGGTGGGTTCGAATCTTGAGCTGGAAAGCGACTTTCGGCTGATTTGCGCCACGAATCGGGATTTGGCGGCCATGGTTCAGGCCGGACAATTTCGTCAGGATCTGTACTACCGCATAAACACGATCCATATCGTCCTGCCTCTATTGCGGGAACGGGAGGACGATATTGGAGAATTGGCCAAATATCACATCGACCGGCTCTGCCACCAACGCAACCTTCCGGAGAAGGAAATGGATCCGGGCTTCGTGGCCGCGCTCAAGCAATACGATTGGCCGGGAAACGTGCGCGAACTGTTCAATACCATTGAACAGTCGTTTGTGTTGTCCGGCGGGGAAAAGACGGTTTACGCCCAGCATCTACCCCAAGCAGTCCGTATTCGGGTCGCAAAGACCATGCTGGCCAGGAACAAGGAAATTCCCGAAGGCTTGAATTCGGTCATTGATACGGCGGTGGACGCGGATCGAGGCGTGGAGAGGGGGGAAACGCTCAAGGAGTTCAAGCAACGGATGGAGCGCGAATACCTCGCGCGGTTGCTATGGGCGCATGGCAAGGACATTCAGAAAATGGTGACCATTTCTGGATTGTCCAGATCGCATTTGTACGCGATCCTGAAAAAGCACGGGCTTGAGCCCTAGGCGTTATTCTTCTTCCTGTTCCGTGCCCAGCCAGTATTCTTTCCAGGAATCCACGATATATTCGGTTTTCACCAAGACATTGTCCCCCTCGTTGATGCGCTGCCGCTGAATCGGGGTGAGTAATTGTGACAACTGCATTGTTTCATTTTGAGACAATCCCTTGATCACGCCATTTTTGGTTATGGTTTTTCCTTTCATGTAAACCTCTACATTTTTAGGTCATTATCGATTCGTTTCAACGAAGGATGCGTCGCACGCATTAGACGATGCAAACTGATTGCCAAAATCGATGGCGGTCCGGAAAGGGGGGGCGGCGGTCGTCTCCCAGCCAGGTGCATGACTGGGAGGCCGCGAACAGAGAGGAGGAAAGCCGGACAAATCCAAAAAATCGTGACGCGGAACGGGGTGATTCCGCGTCTTATGACAGCCGGGGCACGACAGGAGGGAGATGGGCATGCCGTGGAGCCCTTGGTTGCCTTCGAAAGAAACTTCTCAAAATAATGGTTGTTCAGTCAACCAAAATTTGCGAACATGAAAAAAATTTGTCCGAATTTTCAGACTTTCGAGAAAAACGCCTGGCTGGCTCGCGGGGTAATTGACTGTCCAGGGCGAGCTGCATTGCTTGGTGTCGTTTGGTCTTATTATTTGTCGGACTGACGTCCGAAAATTCAGACACAATGCGTTCTTGAAGGATTTTAGCCATTAACCTGATTTTTGGGCACGTTAACCGGTTATCGGTTGTGCATTTCCAGGAGAAAAATAACGTGCTACAGACGCAGTGGAAATGATGTTGTCTTTTTTTCCGGACTAGACGGCGGGGAGGTGAGAAGTTTTTGGAACGGACACGAAATTTATTTTTTATTCTATTGAATTTTATGTAGATTTTCGAGATGGCATACTGCTTGTTTAAGAGGCGCAGTCCGGGCGTTTTCCGCCACCGGACGACCGCCTGAAACACCAAACT
This region includes:
- a CDS encoding sigma-54-dependent Fis family transcriptional regulator, which encodes MARILIIDDDRQVCETLESMAVRLGHECFSALSLHNGLELLERDHIDIVFLDVRLPDGNGLDALGRIRGRLAPPDVIVLTGQGDPEGAELAIQGGVWDYLVKPSPIKQIKETLNRVLAHRTEKQAQAPRQNLDLSGIVGASAVMRQCYERVAQASGSDTTVLVTGETGTGKELMARTIHRNSPRSGRAFVVVDCAALTETLLESILFGHTKGSFTGAAKDRVGLIKLADRGTLFLDEIGELPLSAQKTFLRVLQERRFRPVGSNLELESDFRLICATNRDLAAMVQAGQFRQDLYYRINTIHIVLPLLREREDDIGELAKYHIDRLCHQRNLPEKEMDPGFVAALKQYDWPGNVRELFNTIEQSFVLSGGEKTVYAQHLPQAVRIRVAKTMLARNKEIPEGLNSVIDTAVDADRGVERGETLKEFKQRMEREYLARLLWAHGKDIQKMVTISGLSRSHLYAILKKHGLEP